TTCATCAATAATTTTAACTGGGAAATGTGAGTATTAGATTGATTTCTTAAAAAAAACAAAACTTGATAGAATTCATTTCAAAACAAATTACGAGGTTTATAATTTACTGTTGTTAATTAAATAATACTATGTATTTCAATTTTATAGCTTTATATTGTGAAAAAAGGCAGAGTGTTGGTTATATGCAGGAAGATAAGTTTCTAAATAGAATATTGATTGTTGATGACGAGTTAAATTTTCTTGAAACTCTACATGATTTGTTAGAAGTTAGTGGATTCGAAGTAAAAACAGCATCAAATCCGATTGATGGTTTAAAAGTTTTGAAAAGAGAAAATATTAAGCTTGTTATTTCTGATTTAAGAATGACTCCAATAAGCGGAATTGAATTTCTTAAACAGATAAAAGAATATAATCCTGACATTGAAGTAATTTTATTAACCGCATTCACTGATTTACAACTTTTGTTACAGGCTTTACAAGAAGGGGCATCAGATTTTCTAACTAAGCCTGCAGAATTTTCCGATGTTAAAGCTGCAGTCAAAAAAATTCAGATTAAACTCAGTAAAACATTACAACTTAAAACTTATTATAAGAAAATTGAACAACAGAATTTTGAGATGATTAAGTATAAAACTCTTTTAGAAAAAAGAGCTCAGGAGCTCGAAGATGCTTATACAAAAATTTCAGATTTAAATTATCGTTTAAAGCAAAAAGTTGATGATCAAACTAAGGAATTGACGAATAAAGAGATCGCTGCGAGTTATGGAGAACTTATGCAGGGAATCATTCATAATTTGAATACTCCTTTATCGACTATAAATGGAGGTCTTGATTTATTGAGAATGATTATTTCAAGAGATATGAAAGCAGAAGCTCTGCAACCAGAAGCTTATATTGACAGAATAGATCGTATAGTTGGAAGTACTAAAAACCTTAGATCAATTATAAAAAATATGCTCAACAGAAGCAGACTAGAAAATCTAGCTGAATTGAAAGTGTTTGATTTAAATAAAATTATTGATCAAGAGCTTGAATTTCTTAATGCAGATATGTTCTTCAAACATAAAGTAACAAAAAATATAATGCTTTGTGAAACACCTTGTAACATTAAGGTGATATATTCTGATATTTCCCAGATTCTGATAAATATTATAAAAAATGCCCTTGACGCTATGTGGAATGTTCCTAAAAAGTTGCTCTCTATATTCACTGAAGATCGTGGAGATATAATTATTTTGAAAATATCAGACACTGGAAGTGGTATTAGCGAAGAAAACAAAAATAAAATTTTTAATATGTTCTTCACCACAAAGCCAACACTGGAAAAAATCGTTTCTAGGGAACAACCGGTTGGAAATGGAATTGGTTTGCATACAGTAAAAGAATTGGCTTCAAGGTATAATATCTCTATTGATGTTGAATCAGAGTTAAATGTTGGCACTTCTTTTATATTAACATTCAAAAAATTTTTAGAAGAACCTAGAAGTATTACTGAGAATATTGAACATAATAGTAGATTATGATTTCCGGTTTGGTTAGATTTTTTTTGTAAAGTCATTATTAAATATATCATAAATTATAAAGAGCCCTTAAATC
This region of Candidatus Delongbacteria bacterium genomic DNA includes:
- a CDS encoding response regulator — protein: MQEDKFLNRILIVDDELNFLETLHDLLEVSGFEVKTASNPIDGLKVLKRENIKLVISDLRMTPISGIEFLKQIKEYNPDIEVILLTAFTDLQLLLQALQEGASDFLTKPAEFSDVKAAVKKIQIKLSKTLQLKTYYKKIEQQNFEMIKYKTLLEKRAQELEDAYTKISDLNYRLKQKVDDQTKELTNKEIAASYGELMQGIIHNLNTPLSTINGGLDLLRMIISRDMKAEALQPEAYIDRIDRIVGSTKNLRSIIKNMLNRSRLENLAELKVFDLNKIIDQELEFLNADMFFKHKVTKNIMLCETPCNIKVIYSDISQILINIIKNALDAMWNVPKKLLSIFTEDRGDIIILKISDTGSGISEENKNKIFNMFFTTKPTLEKIVSREQPVGNGIGLHTVKELASRYNISIDVESELNVGTSFILTFKKFLEEPRSITENIEHNSRL